From a single Solanum dulcamara chromosome 4, daSolDulc1.2, whole genome shotgun sequence genomic region:
- the LOC129887319 gene encoding uncharacterized protein LOC129887319 isoform X4, translated as MSLHAHCILPEKGETVFVSAVGQLGGQFAKMLGCYVVGSAGSKEKVLCMLQFERVLIPELKCKSLTLELHIEKFNLYGAAGLLRASPQAESLNIYISAIHLYHSCCRFEL; from the exons ATGTCTCTGCATGCTCACTGTATCCTTCCTGAG AAGGGAGAAACTGTCTTTGTTTCAGCAGTTGGTCAGCTCGGTGGGCAATTTGCAAAGATGCTGGGTTGCTATGTTGTTGGTAGTGCTGGAAGCAAAGAAAAG GTCCTGTGCATGTTGCAGTTCGAAAGAGTTCTGATTCCAGAATTGAAGTGCAAATCTCTAACTCTGGAGTTGCATATTGAAAAGTTTAATTTGTATGGAGCAGCTGGCCTCTTGCGAGCCTCGCCTCAGGCAGAGTCGCTCAACATATACATATCAGCTATTCAT CTTTATCATTCCTGTTGCCGCTTTGagttatga
- the LOC129887319 gene encoding uncharacterized protein LOC129887319 isoform X3, translating to MSLHAHCILPEGETVFVSAVGQLGGQFAKMLGCYVVGSAGSKEKSLLGSLRSLHQVLCMLQFERVLIPELKCKSLTLELHIEKFNLYGAAGLLRASPQAESLNIYISAIHLYHSCCRFEL from the exons ATGTCTCTGCATGCTCACTGTATCCTTCCTGAG GGAGAAACTGTCTTTGTTTCAGCAGTTGGTCAGCTCGGTGGGCAATTTGCAAAGATGCTGGGTTGCTATGTTGTTGGTAGTGCTGGAAGCAAAGAAAAG TCTTTACTAGGTTCATTGAGATCCCTGCACCAGGTCCTGTGCATGTTGCAGTTCGAAAGAGTTCTGATTCCAGAATTGAAGTGCAAATCTCTAACTCTGGAGTTGCATATTGAAAAGTTTAATTTGTATGGAGCAGCTGGCCTCTTGCGAGCCTCGCCTCAGGCAGAGTCGCTCAACATATACATATCAGCTATTCAT CTTTATCATTCCTGTTGCCGCTTTGagttatga
- the LOC129887319 gene encoding uncharacterized protein LOC129887319 isoform X1: MSLHAHCILPEKGETVFVSAVGQLGGQFAKMLGCYVVGSAGSKEKSLLGSLRSLHQVLCMLQFERVLIPELKCKSLTLELHIEKFNLYGAAGLLRASPQAESLNIYISAIHLYHSCCRFEL; encoded by the exons ATGTCTCTGCATGCTCACTGTATCCTTCCTGAG AAGGGAGAAACTGTCTTTGTTTCAGCAGTTGGTCAGCTCGGTGGGCAATTTGCAAAGATGCTGGGTTGCTATGTTGTTGGTAGTGCTGGAAGCAAAGAAAAG TCTTTACTAGGTTCATTGAGATCCCTGCACCAGGTCCTGTGCATGTTGCAGTTCGAAAGAGTTCTGATTCCAGAATTGAAGTGCAAATCTCTAACTCTGGAGTTGCATATTGAAAAGTTTAATTTGTATGGAGCAGCTGGCCTCTTGCGAGCCTCGCCTCAGGCAGAGTCGCTCAACATATACATATCAGCTATTCAT CTTTATCATTCCTGTTGCCGCTTTGagttatga
- the LOC129887319 gene encoding uncharacterized protein LOC129887319 isoform X2 — protein sequence MAVDEFDDAEDSCRDYHQAFRTLVQDYLQKLSCAIELTIGTWLTESLLGSLRSLHQVLCMLQFERVLIPELKCKSLTLELHIEKFNLYGAAGLLRASPQAESLNIYISAIHLYHSCCRFEL from the exons ATGGCTGttgatgagtttgatgatgCGGAAGACAGTTGTCGTGACTATCATCAAGCTTTTAGGACCCTCGTCCAGGATTATCTTCAAAAGTTGAGTTGTGCAATCGAGTTAACAATAGGAACATGGTTGACAGAG TCTTTACTAGGTTCATTGAGATCCCTGCACCAGGTCCTGTGCATGTTGCAGTTCGAAAGAGTTCTGATTCCAGAATTGAAGTGCAAATCTCTAACTCTGGAGTTGCATATTGAAAAGTTTAATTTGTATGGAGCAGCTGGCCTCTTGCGAGCCTCGCCTCAGGCAGAGTCGCTCAACATATACATATCAGCTATTCAT CTTTATCATTCCTGTTGCCGCTTTGagttatga
- the LOC129884198 gene encoding uncharacterized protein LOC129884198: MAPFKGLYGRSCHSQIGWFESSEPRTRTTYLLQEALARVRLIQDRLTPQSRHQSYADHRHRPLCFGVYDRYVPNESHVLKYDSVELNDHLTSVEEPVAILTKDVRQLRSRAIPIVKVN; the protein is encoded by the exons ATGGCCCCATTCAAGGGCTTGTATGGTAGGAGTTGTCATTCTcaaattggttggtttgagtcttcagagcCTAGGACACGCACTACATATTTACTTCAGGAGGCTCTAGCTAGAGTTCGACTTATTCAGGATAGACTGACACCTCAGAGCCggcaccagagttatgctgatcaTAGGCATCGACCTTTATGTTTTGGTGTTTATGACAGG TATGTTCCaaatgagtctcatgtgctcaAGTATGATTCGGTTGAGTTGAATGATCATCTAACCTCTGTAGAGGAACCGGTCGCCATTCTAACCAAAGATGTCAGGCAGTTGCGATCGAGAGCCATTCCTATTGTTAAGGTCAATTAG